One part of the Eucalyptus grandis isolate ANBG69807.140 chromosome 10, ASM1654582v1, whole genome shotgun sequence genome encodes these proteins:
- the LOC104422045 gene encoding LOW QUALITY PROTEIN: cytochrome P450 85A (The sequence of the model RefSeq protein was modified relative to this genomic sequence to represent the inferred CDS: inserted 2 bases in 2 codons; substituted 1 base at 1 genomic stop codon) gives MAVHVLLLLVAFTLLSACTALLKWNEVKYRRKKGLPPGTMGWPLFGETTEFLKQGPNFMXNQRARYGSLYKSHILGCPTVVSMDPELNRFILMNEAKGLVPGYPQSMLDILGKSNIAAVHGSAHRHMRGALLALVSPAMIRDHLLPKIDEFMRSHLSNWADHHTIDIQEKTKQMAFLSSLKQIAGIESGAKVKAFTDEFFKLVLGTLSLPIDFPGTNYRRGFQARKNIVSLLRQLMEERRASXETHQDMLGFLMREDENRYKLTDEEIIDQTIAVLYSGYETVSTTTMMTIKYLHDHPRVLQELRREHLAIRXSKEPEDPIDWNDVKSMPFTRAVILETSRLATVVNGVLRKTTRDVELSGFTIPKGWRIYVYTREINYDPHLYEEPLAFNPWRWMDRSMESQNYFLLFGGGTRHCPGKELGIAEISTFLHYFVTRYRWEEVGGEKLMKFLRVQAPNGLHIRVRSYSAFS, from the exons ATGGCCGTTCACGTTCTGCTGCTTCTTGTGGCCTTCACGCTGCTCAGTGCATGCACTGCTTTATTGAAGTGGAATGAGGTGAAGTACCGGAGGAAGAAGGGGTTGCCTCCGGGCACGATGGGTTGGCCCTTGTTTGGCGAGACCACAGAGTTCCTGAAACAGGGCCCAAACTTCA AAAACCAGAGAGCAAG GTATGGGAGTTTGTACAAGTCCCACATTCTCGGGTGCCCGACAGTTGTGTCCATGGACCCAGAGCTCAACAGGTTCATCCTCATGAACGAAGCGAAAGGCCTGGTGCCCGGTTACCCGCAGTCCATGCTCGACATATTGGGCAAGAGCAACATCGCCGCCGTCCACGGGTCCGCCCACCGGCACATGAGAGGGGCATTGCTCGCCCTGGTCAGCCCCGCCATGATCAGGGACCATCTCTTGCCCAAGATAGATGAGTTCATGAGATCCCACCTCAGCAACTGGGCTGATCATCACACCATCGACATTCAGGAGAAGACCAAACAG ATGGCATTTCTATCATCTCTAAAGCAAATTGCTGGTATCGAATCGGGCGCAAAAGTTAAGGCATTCACGGatgaatttttcaagttggTCCTAGGAACTCTGTCCCTGCCCATTGATTTTCCCGGCACAAATTATCGCCGCGGGTTTCAG GCAAGGAAGAATATTGTCAGCTTGTTGAGGCAACTAATGGAGGAGAGAAGGGCTTCATGAGAAACCCACCAAGACATGCTTGGCTTTCTGAtgagagaagatgaaaatagaTATAAGTTGACGGATGAAGAGATAATAGACCAGACAATTGCCGTTTTGTACTCTGGGTATGAAACTGTCTCAACAACAACCATGATGACCATCAAGTACCTGCATGATCACCCGAGGGTGCTTCAAGAACTGAGG AGAGAACATTTGGCGATCA GGTCCAAAGAGCCTGAAGATCCAATTGACTGGAACGATGTCAAATCAATGCCGTTCACACGTGCA GTGATCCTTGAAACGTCCAGATTGGCCACTGTTGTAAATGGGGTGTTGAGGAAAACAACTCGGGATGTGGAACTCAGTG GTTTTACAATTCCAAAGGGATGGAGAATATATGTTTACACGAGGGAGATAAACTACGACCCTCATTTGTATGAAGAGCCCCTCGCTTTCAATCCATGGAGATGGATG GACCGAAGCATGGAATCTCAAAACTACTTCTTACTATTTGGCGGAGGCACAAGGCACTGTCCCGGAAAGGAACTTGGGATTGCCGAGATTTCTACATTTCTTCACTACTTTGTAACTAGATACAG ATGGGAAGAAGTTGGAGGAGAGAAACTGATGAAATTCCTGAGAGTTCAAGCACCAAATGGATTGCACATTAGAGTCAGATCTTACTCAGCTTTTTCCTAA